Proteins encoded in a region of the Deefgea piscis genome:
- a CDS encoding heavy-metal-associated domain-containing protein, translating into MYTLKVAKIACGGCAAKINTVLKTVDEAAEIVIDRMAGIIQVKSDLSLDEIRTALDQIGYPTAVI; encoded by the coding sequence ATGTACACACTTAAGGTCGCTAAAATTGCTTGTGGTGGCTGCGCCGCTAAAATTAACACCGTTTTGAAGACCGTAGATGAAGCCGCCGAAATCGTCATTGATCGCATGGCGGGGATTATTCAAGTGAAAAGTGATCTCTCACTCGATGAAATTCGAACGGCATTGGATCAAATCGGTTATCCAACTGCTGTGATATGA
- a CDS encoding histidine phosphatase family protein, with the protein MSRTIYLLRHGQTKFNLERRMQGHCDSALTELGVAQARAMGATLRAELGSLDNWQVFASPLGRTMQTAELVCAELGLASRCIQPEPRLIEVGFGDWEQQQVQTLHTQYPHLATLPDWHFQAPGCEAYADVVQRLENWLADDTLPDQLIVVAHGLLGRILRGIYAQLSPAALWEQDMPQDAFFRLQNGSLTRIECQPLPIVSV; encoded by the coding sequence ATGTCACGTACCATCTATTTGCTACGGCATGGACAAACGAAATTTAATCTCGAACGTCGCATGCAAGGGCATTGTGATTCCGCCCTCACTGAGCTTGGTGTGGCGCAAGCGCGAGCCATGGGCGCGACTTTACGGGCAGAATTGGGCTCGCTGGACAATTGGCAAGTGTTCGCCAGCCCACTGGGCAGAACCATGCAGACCGCCGAACTGGTTTGCGCCGAGCTAGGCTTAGCCAGTCGCTGTATCCAGCCAGAGCCACGCTTGATTGAAGTCGGTTTTGGTGATTGGGAGCAGCAGCAAGTTCAAACTCTGCATACGCAATATCCTCACTTAGCAACGCTACCGGATTGGCATTTTCAAGCGCCGGGTTGTGAAGCCTACGCCGATGTGGTGCAGCGACTTGAAAACTGGCTTGCCGATGACACCTTGCCAGATCAGCTTATTGTGGTGGCGCATGGCTTATTAGGGCGCATTTTACGCGGGATTTATGCCCAATTATCGCCCGCTGCGCTGTGGGAGCAAGATATGCCGCAAGATGCGTTTTTCCGCTTACAAAATGGCAGTCTGACCCGCATTGAGTGCCAGCCCTTGCCTATCGTTTCCGTGTAA
- a CDS encoding DUF2252 domain-containing protein, translating to MLNALQQQLSKGQARRQAAPIAAHATLGNIQRDPLELLIASSQGRIERLIPLRYGRMLVSPFTFFRGSAMLQAHDLAATPHSGIIQQICGDAHLANFGGFASPERTLLFDLNDFDETHPGPWEWDIKRLAASFVLASRSSGFSAAAADETVYRLVRSYQHWIAQYAEQGAMQIWYDQISYERLLANITDKDARKQLSKEMKRAQKRTHERLLPKISSKVDGRWQINDELPALFHIFGENSIFGEHEREILLGNRQALAQQLFSEYQNTISISHRQLLSRFTMQDLACKVVGVGSVGTRCLALLLTDEQDKPLFLQIKEARPSVLAPYVPSGVSPYSNEGQRVVVGKRLMQAFSDIFLGWSSAGNHHFYFRQLRDMKISPAIDSYTPSMMTLYGELCGWVLARAHARSGGFAGEIAGYLGEDDEFAMTMMRYARNYADQSEQDYTLFQTACKSGRLQAQSEADFVSSMSNQGS from the coding sequence ATGCTCAATGCACTGCAACAGCAACTCAGCAAAGGACAAGCACGACGTCAAGCAGCGCCAATTGCCGCGCATGCCACTTTAGGCAATATTCAACGCGATCCGCTCGAGCTACTCATTGCCAGCAGTCAAGGCAGAATTGAACGCTTAATTCCTCTGCGTTATGGCCGAATGCTGGTGTCGCCATTTACCTTTTTTCGTGGCTCAGCCATGCTGCAAGCGCATGATTTAGCGGCCACGCCACACAGCGGCATCATTCAGCAAATTTGTGGCGATGCGCATTTGGCTAACTTTGGTGGCTTTGCCTCACCCGAGCGCACGCTGTTATTTGATCTGAATGATTTTGATGAAACCCACCCGGGGCCTTGGGAATGGGATATAAAACGCTTGGCAGCCAGCTTTGTTTTAGCTTCACGTAGCTCAGGGTTTTCTGCAGCGGCGGCCGATGAAACGGTCTATCGATTGGTGCGTAGTTATCAGCATTGGATCGCGCAGTATGCCGAGCAAGGTGCGATGCAAATTTGGTATGACCAAATTAGTTATGAGCGACTGCTGGCCAATATTACCGACAAAGACGCACGCAAGCAGCTGAGCAAAGAAATGAAACGCGCTCAAAAGCGTACCCACGAACGTTTGCTACCCAAAATCAGCAGCAAGGTCGATGGCCGCTGGCAAATTAACGATGAATTACCGGCTTTATTTCATATTTTTGGTGAGAACAGCATCTTTGGTGAACATGAGCGCGAAATTTTATTAGGCAATCGCCAAGCATTGGCACAGCAATTATTTAGTGAATACCAAAACACCATCAGCATCAGCCACCGCCAATTACTATCACGGTTTACGATGCAAGATCTGGCTTGCAAAGTCGTCGGCGTAGGCAGTGTCGGCACGCGTTGCTTGGCGCTACTACTGACCGATGAGCAAGATAAACCTTTATTTTTACAAATCAAAGAAGCTCGCCCTTCGGTACTCGCGCCGTATGTACCTAGCGGGGTATCACCGTATAGCAATGAAGGGCAGCGCGTGGTGGTTGGCAAGCGATTAATGCAGGCGTTTAGTGATATCTTTTTGGGCTGGTCTAGTGCCGGCAATCATCATTTTTACTTCCGCCAATTGCGCGATATGAAAATCTCGCCAGCCATCGATAGCTATACCCCATCAATGATGACGCTGTATGGTGAGTTGTGTGGCTGGGTGCTGGCGCGTGCGCATGCGCGCAGCGGTGGTTTTGCGGGCGAAATTGCGGGCTATTTGGGTGAGGATGATGAATTTGCCATGACCATGATGCGTTATGCGCGTAACTATGCCGACCAAAGCGAACAGGATTACACGCTATTTCAAACCGCGTGTAAAAGTGGCCGACTGCAAGCGCAATCTGAAGCCGATTTTGTCAGTAGCATGAGCAACCAAGGCTCTTAG